One window of Planctomycetia bacterium genomic DNA carries:
- a CDS encoding glycosyltransferase family 2 protein — MADPCETIGPTRPELSILIPVYNERTTVLRVIEKVRAVPFPDAFELVLVDDGSTDGSRELLRGLPASRDMQVHFHDANSGKGAAIRTALGHARGRIVVIQDADEELDPRDLLPMYEIVSSRRASVCYGSRFLGKANGFPLRPIYLANRFLNGISNLLNGLRLTDMNTCYKMMRVELARRLDIQSRGFSMEPEITTKLARMNVEIVECPVTYRPRARAEGKKIRAVDFVRYLAAMLRFRFSGKALESHILSVSTAQPE, encoded by the coding sequence TTGGCAGACCCCTGTGAGACCATCGGGCCGACCCGACCGGAATTGTCCATCCTGATACCCGTCTATAACGAGCGAACGACGGTTTTGCGGGTGATTGAGAAGGTGCGCGCCGTGCCGTTCCCGGACGCCTTCGAACTTGTGCTTGTTGATGACGGCTCGACCGACGGCAGCCGGGAGCTTTTGCGCGGCCTTCCCGCGTCCCGCGACATGCAGGTGCACTTCCACGACGCGAACAGCGGCAAGGGTGCGGCGATCCGGACGGCGCTGGGTCACGCACGCGGGAGGATCGTTGTCATTCAGGACGCGGACGAAGAGCTCGACCCGCGCGATCTATTACCCATGTATGAGATCGTCTCATCGCGCCGGGCATCGGTCTGCTACGGCTCGCGATTTCTTGGCAAGGCGAACGGCTTTCCGCTGCGGCCGATTTATCTTGCGAATCGATTCTTGAACGGCATCTCAAATCTCCTGAACGGCCTGCGACTGACCGACATGAATACGTGCTACAAGATGATGCGCGTCGAGCTGGCGCGGCGGCTGGATATTCAGTCGCGCGGCTTTTCCATGGAGCCGGAGATCACCACCAAGCTTGCGCGGATGAACGTGGAGATCGTCGAATGTCCGGTGACGTATCGACCGCGTGCCCGAGCCGAGGGGAAGAAGATTCGGGCCGTGGATTTTGTCCGCTATCTGGCCGCGATGCTCCGGTTTCGGTTTTCGGGCAAGGCGCTGGAATCCCACATCCTGTCCGTATCTACGGCGCAGCCTGAATAA
- a CDS encoding glycosyltransferase family 39 protein, which produces MSRSAFANLVQPTFIPASATKAVSNIGAWSRAVPIALAVVASAIALSTWGNWSILSPDSFTYLTAARSIYDTGGLPAERLIAPPGFPMFLAPLSALGEMPLGAFRIAAAACFAATVVLTWKLFQIELGKYGAPVAALLVATSGPMINQSATLQSEIAFTPIALACLLLAARWRTHKPVSHWEAIFGGLLAAIATFVRSAGIVLAPIMFLACLTNRGSTRQAKLVATMLVVAGFVIPQAAWSFRQNSYPAGYSYGTIWTTPREIEQTDATGIELQARRLAVFGPQRLADLTQAIVPNHLGWRFISGPHASTARWIIGGGLIVAALVRLVRLRSPIDLFFLLTMGMLALWPWNEGVRLVTPLIPILCGYACWLFLGVLKRASNQRPLTIACAAIGTVCLAGQLIELPYTHAALNRRAPRAIARVDQMEQLANWQREHLPNDARVLSVTRPGDNAKLVLIGACYLSRRPVNEFIESDADTIPQTLPGNGPAYAFVDDGAVDRPLPDGAAEIGCPGTFRVIQLR; this is translated from the coding sequence ATGAGCCGATCCGCATTTGCCAACCTGGTCCAACCGACATTCATCCCCGCGTCAGCAACAAAGGCTGTCAGCAACATCGGCGCCTGGAGCCGGGCAGTGCCGATCGCCCTGGCGGTTGTCGCGTCGGCCATCGCACTCTCCACTTGGGGAAATTGGTCCATTCTCTCGCCGGACAGCTTCACCTACCTGACAGCCGCCCGGTCCATTTACGACACCGGCGGGCTTCCGGCGGAGCGACTTATTGCGCCGCCCGGCTTCCCCATGTTCCTCGCGCCATTGTCGGCCCTCGGCGAAATGCCGCTCGGCGCTTTCCGAATTGCCGCCGCCGCATGCTTCGCCGCAACGGTCGTGCTGACATGGAAGCTCTTCCAAATTGAACTTGGCAAGTACGGCGCCCCCGTCGCGGCGCTGCTCGTGGCGACCAGCGGCCCAATGATCAATCAATCCGCGACCCTGCAATCCGAGATCGCCTTCACACCCATCGCCCTCGCATGTCTGCTCCTCGCCGCCAGATGGCGCACACACAAACCAGTCTCGCACTGGGAAGCGATCTTCGGCGGCCTCCTGGCGGCGATTGCCACGTTCGTCCGCTCCGCGGGAATCGTCCTCGCGCCGATCATGTTCCTGGCCTGCCTGACAAATCGCGGATCAACCCGTCAGGCGAAACTCGTCGCAACGATGCTCGTGGTGGCCGGCTTCGTGATCCCACAGGCCGCCTGGTCGTTCAGACAAAACTCCTATCCCGCCGGCTACAGCTATGGCACCATCTGGACGACGCCACGGGAAATCGAGCAAACCGACGCGACAGGCATCGAACTCCAGGCGCGCCGACTGGCAGTCTTCGGGCCCCAGCGTCTCGCCGACCTCACCCAGGCGATCGTGCCCAATCATCTCGGTTGGCGATTCATCTCCGGCCCGCACGCGTCAACCGCGCGCTGGATCATTGGGGGTGGTCTCATCGTCGCGGCCCTGGTCAGGCTTGTCCGCCTTCGATCGCCGATCGATCTGTTCTTTCTGCTCACGATGGGAATGCTGGCGCTTTGGCCGTGGAACGAAGGCGTCCGTCTCGTCACGCCGCTGATCCCGATACTCTGCGGTTACGCGTGCTGGCTGTTCCTTGGCGTTTTGAAACGCGCCTCCAATCAAAGGCCGCTCACCATCGCTTGCGCCGCGATCGGAACGGTGTGTCTCGCCGGACAACTCATCGAACTGCCCTACACCCACGCCGCTTTGAATCGTCGCGCACCCCGGGCCATCGCCAGGGTCGACCAGATGGAGCAACTGGCCAATTGGCAGCGCGAGCATCTGCCAAACGACGCAAGGGTGCTCAGCGTGACGCGCCCCGGTGACAACGCCAAGCTCGTCCTCATCGGCGCCTGCTATTTGTCCAGAAGACCGGTCAACGAGTTCATCGAGTCGGACGCCGACACCATCCCCCAAACATTGCCCGGCAACGGCCCCGCCTACGCCTTTGTCGATGACGGGGCGGTTGATAGGCCGCTGCCGGATGGAGCGGCGGAAATCGGGTGCCCAGGCACCTTCCGCGTGATCCAGCTTCGCTAA
- a CDS encoding zinc metalloprotease: MPRGSTNIQVWWHVIRKGTGTSNGDIPQSQIDSSIQVLNNSYNGLTGGAATRFNFVLAGVTRTTNTTWYTMSDGSSAESQAKNALRQGNAATLNIYSCAPGGGILGWATFPWWYTGNPKDDGVVILYSSVPGGTASPYNLGDTATHEVGHWLGLYHTFQGGCSANNDYVSDTPRERSAAFGCPVGRNTCSQSGVDPIENFMDYTDDSCMYKFTAGQASRMSSLSLQYRGL, encoded by the coding sequence ATGCCCCGCGGTTCGACGAACATTCAGGTGTGGTGGCACGTCATTCGCAAAGGAACCGGCACGTCGAACGGCGACATTCCGCAATCGCAGATCGACTCGTCGATTCAGGTGCTCAATAACTCCTACAACGGCCTGACCGGCGGCGCGGCCACGCGCTTCAACTTCGTTCTGGCCGGCGTCACACGCACCACGAACACCACCTGGTACACCATGAGCGACGGCTCTTCCGCAGAGTCGCAGGCAAAGAACGCGCTGCGACAGGGCAACGCCGCGACGCTCAACATCTATTCCTGCGCACCGGGCGGCGGCATCCTCGGCTGGGCCACTTTTCCGTGGTGGTACACCGGCAATCCGAAGGACGACGGCGTGGTCATTCTCTATTCCTCCGTGCCGGGCGGGACGGCATCGCCGTACAACCTCGGCGACACGGCGACACACGAAGTGGGCCATTGGCTCGGCCTGTATCACACCTTCCAGGGCGGATGCAGCGCGAACAATGACTACGTCTCCGACACACCGCGCGAGCGCTCCGCGGCCTTTGGTTGCCCGGTCGGACGCAACACCTGCTCACAGAGCGGCGTCGACCCGATCGAAAACTTCATGGATTACACCGACGACTCTTGCATGTATAAGTTCACCGCCGGACAGGCATCGCGCATGAGCAGCCTGAGTCTGCAATACCGAGGCCTTTAG